One Denticeps clupeoides chromosome 3, fDenClu1.1, whole genome shotgun sequence DNA window includes the following coding sequences:
- the stx2a gene encoding syntaxin 2a isoform X1 — protein sequence MKDRLAELNAYSSSQPADARGPEENPAMDDFLKRVAEVQVLVDKIASLVEEVKKRHCAILSAPNPEPKIKQELEQLCSEIRKHAISVQVRLKSMQTSQPEDENGNSTSVYHRIHRTQHSMLSQRFVEVMTAYNDAQISFREKSKGRIQRQLEITGHVLTDEDLENFLHSDSPSVFTSNILLNSQITRQALNEIESRHQDILRLETSIRELHEMFTDIAMLVETQGEVINSIEKNVTNATDYVGQAKVETKKAQRYQKRARRVRLFPRFPKLFRRGRARHEEHCSATEEPKKTGRLP from the exons ATGAAGGACCGCCTGGCGGAGCTGAACGCG TACAGCAGCAGCCAGCCGGCCGACGCCCGCGGGCCTGAGGAGAACCCAGCCATGGATGACTTTTTGAAAAGG GTGGCAGAAGTCCAGGTCCTTGTGGACAAGATCGCCTCGCTGGTCGAAGAAGTGAAGAAGCGACACTGCGCCATCCTGTCCGCTCCCAACCCCGAGCCGA AGATTAAACAGGAGCTGGAACAACTGTGCAGCGAGATCAGGAAACATGCCATTTCAGTTCAGGTCCGGCTTAAAA GCATGCAGACATCCCAGCCGGAGGATGAGAACGGCAACAGTACCTCAGTGTACCACCGCATCCATAGGACCCAG CACTCAATGCTTTCACAGAGATTTGTGGAGGTCATGACTGCGTACAACGATGCACAGATATCCTTCCGGGAGAAGAGTAAAGGTCGTATTCAGAGGCAGCTGGAGATTA CTGGACATGTGCTAACAGATGAGGATCTGGAGAACTTTTTGCACAGCGACAGCCCTTCGGTCTTCACCTCTAAC ATCCTCCTCAACTCACAGATCACCAGACAGGCCCTGAATGAGATCGAGTCACGTCATCAGGACATCCTCAGGCTTGAGACCAGCATCAGAGAGCTGCACGAGATGTTCACAGACATCGCCATGCTGGTGGAGACCcag GGGGAGGTGATAAACAGCATAGAGAAGAATGTGACCAACGCTACGGATTATGTGGGCCAGGCCAAGGTGGAGACCAAGAAGGCCCAGCGCTACCAGAAAAGGGCTCGCAGGGTAAGGCTGTTCCCCAGATTTCCTAAACTATTCCGGAGAGGCAGAGCGAGACACGAGGAGCACTGCTCTGCCACCGAAGAACCTAAGAAAACTGGGAGGTTGCCGTAA
- the stx2a gene encoding syntaxin 2a isoform X2, translated as MKDRLAELNAYSSSQPADARGPEENPAMDDFLKRVAEVQVLVDKIASLVEEVKKRHCAILSAPNPEPKIKQELEQLCSEIRKHAISVQVRLKSMQTSQPEDENGNSTSVYHRIHRTQHSMLSQRFVEVMTAYNDAQISFREKSKGRIQRQLEITGHVLTDEDLENFLHSDSPSVFTSNILLNSQITRQALNEIESRHQDILRLETSIRELHEMFTDIAMLVETQGEVINSIEKNVTNATDYVGQAKVETKKAQRYQKRARRKYIIIGVIVLVLLLVLALVVGLSVGLRP; from the exons ATGAAGGACCGCCTGGCGGAGCTGAACGCG TACAGCAGCAGCCAGCCGGCCGACGCCCGCGGGCCTGAGGAGAACCCAGCCATGGATGACTTTTTGAAAAGG GTGGCAGAAGTCCAGGTCCTTGTGGACAAGATCGCCTCGCTGGTCGAAGAAGTGAAGAAGCGACACTGCGCCATCCTGTCCGCTCCCAACCCCGAGCCGA AGATTAAACAGGAGCTGGAACAACTGTGCAGCGAGATCAGGAAACATGCCATTTCAGTTCAGGTCCGGCTTAAAA GCATGCAGACATCCCAGCCGGAGGATGAGAACGGCAACAGTACCTCAGTGTACCACCGCATCCATAGGACCCAG CACTCAATGCTTTCACAGAGATTTGTGGAGGTCATGACTGCGTACAACGATGCACAGATATCCTTCCGGGAGAAGAGTAAAGGTCGTATTCAGAGGCAGCTGGAGATTA CTGGACATGTGCTAACAGATGAGGATCTGGAGAACTTTTTGCACAGCGACAGCCCTTCGGTCTTCACCTCTAAC ATCCTCCTCAACTCACAGATCACCAGACAGGCCCTGAATGAGATCGAGTCACGTCATCAGGACATCCTCAGGCTTGAGACCAGCATCAGAGAGCTGCACGAGATGTTCACAGACATCGCCATGCTGGTGGAGACCcag GGGGAGGTGATAAACAGCATAGAGAAGAATGTGACCAACGCTACGGATTATGTGGGCCAGGCCAAGGTGGAGACCAAGAAGGCCCAGCGCTACCAGAAAAGGGCTCGCAGG AAGTATATCATAATTGGTGTAATagtgctggtgctgctgcttgtTCTGGCACTTGTCGTTGGTCTGTCTGTGGGACTGCGTCCCTAG
- the stx2a gene encoding syntaxin 2a isoform X3: protein MDDFLKRVAEVQVLVDKIASLVEEVKKRHCAILSAPNPEPKIKQELEQLCSEIRKHAISVQVRLKSMQTSQPEDENGNSTSVYHRIHRTQHSMLSQRFVEVMTAYNDAQISFREKSKGRIQRQLEITGHVLTDEDLENFLHSDSPSVFTSNILLNSQITRQALNEIESRHQDILRLETSIRELHEMFTDIAMLVETQGEVINSIEKNVTNATDYVGQAKVETKKAQRYQKRARRVRLFPRFPKLFRRGRARHEEHCSATEEPKKTGRLP from the exons ATGGATGACTTTTTGAAAAGG GTGGCAGAAGTCCAGGTCCTTGTGGACAAGATCGCCTCGCTGGTCGAAGAAGTGAAGAAGCGACACTGCGCCATCCTGTCCGCTCCCAACCCCGAGCCGA AGATTAAACAGGAGCTGGAACAACTGTGCAGCGAGATCAGGAAACATGCCATTTCAGTTCAGGTCCGGCTTAAAA GCATGCAGACATCCCAGCCGGAGGATGAGAACGGCAACAGTACCTCAGTGTACCACCGCATCCATAGGACCCAG CACTCAATGCTTTCACAGAGATTTGTGGAGGTCATGACTGCGTACAACGATGCACAGATATCCTTCCGGGAGAAGAGTAAAGGTCGTATTCAGAGGCAGCTGGAGATTA CTGGACATGTGCTAACAGATGAGGATCTGGAGAACTTTTTGCACAGCGACAGCCCTTCGGTCTTCACCTCTAAC ATCCTCCTCAACTCACAGATCACCAGACAGGCCCTGAATGAGATCGAGTCACGTCATCAGGACATCCTCAGGCTTGAGACCAGCATCAGAGAGCTGCACGAGATGTTCACAGACATCGCCATGCTGGTGGAGACCcag GGGGAGGTGATAAACAGCATAGAGAAGAATGTGACCAACGCTACGGATTATGTGGGCCAGGCCAAGGTGGAGACCAAGAAGGCCCAGCGCTACCAGAAAAGGGCTCGCAGGGTAAGGCTGTTCCCCAGATTTCCTAAACTATTCCGGAGAGGCAGAGCGAGACACGAGGAGCACTGCTCTGCCACCGAAGAACCTAAGAAAACTGGGAGGTTGCCGTAA